GCGGCTGGCCCGGCAAAATTCCTGGCCCTGGTGGGCGCAGGGCGGTTTGCTCCTGCTTATGTTAGGGCTGAACCTGACCTGTAACCTGATCAGGATTCTGCTGCTAGTCGTCTTTCAGATTGGTCCCGACCATGTAATGCACGAGGTGGTAGGGCTATTGTGCCTGGTGGCGTATGCGGTAATCCCCTTTTATTTTGGAAGTGGGTTTATGGCCCGTTTTCTCCAAAACAGCCCTAAACTAGAAAAGCCAGCGGTTCATCCCCATCAATCCAGAAAATGGGGGCTACATGTTTTCCTGTTGTTGCTGCTCACCGTGGCGGGCCTTAGGATTATGTTTAAGGAAGTGGTTCCGCAGCCGGCCGCGCCCTTGCACGTGGCAGGGTTCAAGGCTGAGGTTCTGCCCGACAACGTGCACAAGTTCACCAATGGCCAGGCGCTCATCTACATGAAACCCGTGCGGGGCTTTTACTCCACAGAGCACCATCCACTCATCTGCTGGGAGGGCAGCGGGTATCAGTTCAGGAAGGTGCGGCAGGGACAGGTGGCTAACCGGCAGGTGTTCATGGGTATGCTGGTGCGCGGCAAAGATCGTCTGCACACTGCCTGGTGGATGGACAACGGGCAATACCAGACCATAGCACAGTCTGACTGGCGCTGGCGCATGTTCAAAGGCGAACCGGCCTTTCACCTGGTCAACATCACGGCCGGTTCTGAGCAGGAGTTACAAAGGCAGATACAGGCTTTACTGGCCTCTTATACCTCAGCCACGGTCCCGGCCAAGACCGCTTCCTGGTAATGGGTGGCGGCCCGCTGGCCCGAGTAAAAGACCGTAATGCCCAGCAGCGTGCAGCAGGCCATCACCCCTACCATGGGCAGGGCGGTGCCGTTATGGAACAAACTGACCGCCCCGGAAACCAGTGCGCCAATGCCCATCCGGAAGCTTCCGCCCAGCGCCGAAGCACTGCCGGCAAACCTGGAAAACGGCGCCAGCGCCAGCGCCGAGGCATTGGGTGCGGTAAGGCCCTGCCCTATCAAGAACAGAAACAAAACCACAATGAGGCTGGTCTTGCCGTACCAACCCAGGTACACGCCTACCACCATCAGGGAGCCAATCACGATCTGGTATACCAGGGCTATGTTAATGATCTGCTCACTTTTCAGGCGTCTGAGTAACAGGTGGTTGAGCTGCGGCGAGCCGATCATAGCCACCGACAGGATGGCGAAGATCCAACCGTATTCCTGCTCGCTCACTTTGTAGATGTTCATGAACACATCTGGTGAGCCCGAGATGTAGGCGAACGGAGCCGCTGCCGCAATACCACCCACCAGGGTATATACCAGAAACTGGGGGTTGCGGAGCACGGTCAAAAAGTTACGGAGCACCGGCTTGGGCTTCAAAGACATGGTAGGGTCCGGCTTCTTGCCCTCGGGCAGGGCGAAAAACACACCAATGAGTATTACCAGGGTGATTACCGCCAGGGCAATGAAAACGGAGTGCCAGCCAAAGGCCGCCGTCATGTAACCGCCCACGGTTGGCGCCACCATAGGCGACACGGCAATCACCAGAATAAGCCAGGAGAAAACTTTAGCGGTCTCGGTAACCGGGAACAGGTCGCGTACCAGGGCCTGAGCCGCCACCATACCCGCGCAACCGCCCACCGCCTGCAAGAAGCGCATAAAGATTAAGGTGTCTGCAGAAGTGGTAAAGGCACAGCCAACCGAAGCCAGAATATAAACTGCCAACCCGGCGTACAAGGGGTACTTACGCCCGAACCGGTCCAGCAAGGGGCCATACAGCAGCTGCCCCACCGATATACCTACCAGGTAGGCCGTGAGCGAAAGCTGAATCTTGGAAATGGTGGTATTTAGGTCTTCGGCAATGGCCGGAAACCCCGGCAGGTACATGTCAATGGAGAAGGGACTGATGGTGGAAAGGGATCCCAGAATCAGGATTATGATGAAATATTGTTTACGCGTCATGAGGAAAAGCAAACCGCAAAGGTACAACTTATGCCCCACTTCCCGGGGGACCGTTTTTCTTTGTCGGTATCACCAAAGAAACCAGATTATACTTCTCTGGGCACGTTTGTGTTTCCTCTAATCCTATAGAATGGTATTTAAACGCTCTCTGGTTCTGGGGCTTACCATTAAATAAACCTCTCTAAATCACCTTTCTCTCCTCTAAAATAACGGTTACCTGTGTTTTGTGCCTGTTTTTCTTAAAACAGGCACAAAACACAATTTTACCGCAATCTGTTGGCCTGGCGTTTTCTTACCTCCATCATGACCCTGCGCCGCATCTGGGCTTCAGACCTGAACAGGGTCATGATCTGCTGCGGGGTAAGTACGGTTTTGAATTCCTGGTAATAGTTCTTGCGGAGGGTGCTCAGTTTAATGGCGTTGTCCAGCTGCGCCTGAATCATTTTATCTGCCTCCTCCGCCGAAAGGTCGTTGGGGGTTTTGCCCGCCGGCAGGTTGGGCCGCGCGAAATGGATGGCCGTCAGCTCCGCGTCATAGCGTTTGTAGATGGGGCTCAGCGCTTTCATTTTCTCATCGCTCAGGGCCAGGTGTTTCTGAATCTCGGTGAGCTTTACCTGGGTAATGCGTTCGCGCAGTTTGGGGTTGTTGCTCAGATCCTGGGCTTGCGCGAAAAAAGCAAATAGAACGCCGGCACTAATGATGACTAGGGTTAAAAAGGGTTTCATTACTCTATAGTTTCTCCGTAAACGTATTCCTCAGATTCAGCAATGGCGGCCAATTGCTGCAATTCCTCATCTGAAATGGTAGCTAATAACTCCTCCAGCGTCTCTGTTCTTTCAGGCTTGGAGACCTGGGGCTTTGGGTTTGGTAACGCGGCCCTGGCAGGGGCAACAGTTCTGGCCGGTTTGGTAGCGGTTGCCACTTTGGGCTGGTTGGCAGGAACAGGGGCGGTTACCGTTTCAGGGGTTGCCTGCGTTTCAGGGGCAGCCACAGGAGCGGTTTTCACCTGGGCCATTTTAGGGGCCGGGTCTTGTTGGCGCAGGAAGAAGACATATCCCGCCAACAGCAGAACCGCCACACTGGCCGCAATGGAAAGCATTTTCCAGGAGCCTAGGGAAAAGCTCTTAGAAGGAGCCGAACGTCTTTTGGCCTCGGCCAAGGTTTTACTGGTGATCTCCTCAAAAAATCCGGAGGGCACCTGATAGGGCATCTGTTTGCCCATTTTCTCTATATCAAATTCTTCTTTCATTATTCCTGAATCATAAATTCTTTGATCTTACCGCTGGCGTAGTGGTAATT
This Rufibacter radiotolerans DNA region includes the following protein-coding sequences:
- a CDS encoding Bcr/CflA family multidrug efflux MFS transporter, producing the protein MTRKQYFIIILILGSLSTISPFSIDMYLPGFPAIAEDLNTTISKIQLSLTAYLVGISVGQLLYGPLLDRFGRKYPLYAGLAVYILASVGCAFTTSADTLIFMRFLQAVGGCAGMVAAQALVRDLFPVTETAKVFSWLILVIAVSPMVAPTVGGYMTAAFGWHSVFIALAVITLVILIGVFFALPEGKKPDPTMSLKPKPVLRNFLTVLRNPQFLVYTLVGGIAAAAPFAYISGSPDVFMNIYKVSEQEYGWIFAILSVAMIGSPQLNHLLLRRLKSEQIINIALVYQIVIGSLMVVGVYLGWYGKTSLIVVLFLFLIGQGLTAPNASALALAPFSRFAGSASALGGSFRMGIGALVSGAVSLFHNGTALPMVGVMACCTLLGITVFYSGQRAATHYQEAVLAGTVAEV
- the xrtN gene encoding exosortase N, with translation MNRTLPPLKAILQARRLPLVLGLGYALVAFIFLREYLLWDLPWLLGLALVPLVALPAQPPVRSWPLFLGAAALAGLAAYTQITTLYFFAVLLAGWWALHTLGGRNGLYPLLLLLIASPLFSYLADVWSFPLRLQLSQAAAQLLQFIYPQVEAAGNLILVEGKEFSVDPACAGLSMLSFSLLLAVFLMARLARQNSWPWWAQGGLLLLMLGLNLTCNLIRILLLVVFQIGPDHVMHEVVGLLCLVAYAVIPFYFGSGFMARFLQNSPKLEKPAVHPHQSRKWGLHVFLLLLLTVAGLRIMFKEVVPQPAAPLHVAGFKAEVLPDNVHKFTNGQALIYMKPVRGFYSTEHHPLICWEGSGYQFRKVRQGQVANRQVFMGMLVRGKDRLHTAWWMDNGQYQTIAQSDWRWRMFKGEPAFHLVNITAGSEQELQRQIQALLASYTSATVPAKTASW